A region of Candidatus Neomarinimicrobiota bacterium DNA encodes the following proteins:
- a CDS encoding class I SAM-dependent methyltransferase translates to MAERVCPVWVGYLLASPIRKLLQNPQKILSPYVEKGMKVLDIGCAMGFFSLPLARMVGSKGKVICVDIQEKMIRSLEKRAQKAGLSNKIETRTCHHDSLDLDDLKEEVDFAFASAVVHEVPDGSKFFSEIYQTMKPNGKFLVIEPKGHVSEKHFEITVSAAEQKGFKILERPRTGRSHVVLLGKGNVKIKYLKN, encoded by the coding sequence ATGGCTGAAAGAGTATGTCCTGTGTGGGTTGGTTATCTTCTTGCCAGCCCAATAAGAAAATTATTACAAAATCCCCAGAAGATACTTAGCCCGTATGTTGAGAAGGGTATGAAGGTTCTGGATATAGGATGTGCAATGGGTTTTTTCAGTTTGCCCCTTGCACGGATGGTCGGTTCGAAAGGAAAAGTTATATGTGTAGATATTCAGGAGAAGATGATCAGGTCACTTGAAAAACGGGCACAAAAAGCGGGATTGTCTAATAAAATTGAAACACGGACATGTCATCACGATTCTCTTGATCTGGATGACCTTAAAGAAGAAGTCGATTTTGCCTTTGCATCCGCCGTTGTGCACGAAGTTCCTGATGGTTCCAAATTTTTTTCTGAAATATATCAAACTATGAAACCGAATGGAAAATTTTTAGTAATAGAACCAAAAGGACATGTATCAGAAAAACATTTTGAGATAACCGTTTCTGCTGCCGAACAAAAAGGTTTTAAGATACTCGAAAGGCCTCGAACTGGTCGGAGTCATGTTGTTCTGTTGGGTAAGGGAAACGTTAAAATAAAATATTTGAAAAACTAA